From the genome of Bacteroides sp. MSB163, one region includes:
- a CDS encoding TonB-dependent receptor produces MTIYKIRYIAAILFIISPFVAFAQQQAGDSISIFELIDAVEKNTSCRIYTTIAEPFKVKKAETLKPTAESLRQALTATRYKVTVYGNQIFVLPEVFLSTTLTPILKGEQMKEEEQASSFIPVVKSSSENKVYEIGNRYKPSSEEMVVLTGKVTDFKSGQNLEGINIVHREPWVATATDRQGNFTIKLPVGYNTIEINGLNIKETRRQFMVYGEGATHIELEEENHLLDEVLIVSGRVQNVRSTQLGMEKFQPSLLKNIPTAMGEVDLLKMLQTLPGIKTVGEASSGYNVRGSAADQNLLLLNNGTIYNPNHLFGFFTAFNSDMIKDAELYKSSIPSQYGGRIASVLNITSKEASKEKFTGSAGIGLVTSKLNLEIPIIKEKTSLLLSGRTTYSDWIMKILPEKSGYRDGKAGFYDLGGVFSHTLNERNKLNIYGYYSHDRFAFNDNQKYAYNNMNFSANWRSIFSEKLTANFSFGYDHYDYRNDESVEEAAAARLSFAINQWFGKADFSYKLDNNHTLNFGLMSQFYNINSGTYEPLHESSLVKWDQLQKDKALESAIYIGDQWEITPKLSVNAGIRYSMFNLLGPRTYYTYQDGMLPSSTTVVDSVSVGSGKVVKTYQGPEFRLSARYAFNDDFSVKAGFNTMRQYIHKVSNTTIMSPTDTWKLSDTNIKPQNGWQLAAGAYYNTPGQVLELSVEGYYKKLNDYLDYRSSAKLIMNHHLETDVINTEGYAYGVEFQVKKPSGKLNGWASYTYSRTFLRQNDPRIARPVNGGDWYPTEYDKPHDFKLVGNYKFTRRYSVSFNMDYSTGRPTTIPAGQYYDQGLQSMQVYYTDRNSYRVPDYFRLDLAFNIEPSHHLTLLTHSSISFGVYNLTGRKNVYSIYYVSENGSVQGYKMSIFGAPIPFITYNIKF; encoded by the coding sequence ATGACAATATATAAAATAAGGTATATAGCAGCCATTCTGTTTATAATATCCCCTTTCGTGGCATTTGCACAGCAGCAGGCAGGAGATAGTATTTCTATTTTTGAACTGATAGATGCCGTTGAGAAAAACACTTCGTGCCGCATCTATACGACGATTGCAGAGCCGTTTAAAGTGAAAAAGGCTGAGACCTTAAAACCTACTGCCGAGAGTCTGCGACAAGCATTGACTGCAACGCGTTATAAAGTTACTGTCTATGGCAACCAGATCTTCGTTCTGCCCGAAGTTTTTTTATCTACCACGCTTACCCCGATCTTGAAAGGAGAACAGATGAAGGAAGAAGAACAAGCCTCTTCTTTTATTCCTGTCGTAAAATCTTCTTCGGAGAATAAGGTTTATGAGATAGGGAACAGATATAAGCCTTCTTCGGAAGAGATGGTGGTGCTGACCGGAAAAGTAACGGATTTCAAGTCCGGACAGAATCTGGAAGGCATTAACATCGTTCACCGGGAACCGTGGGTTGCCACAGCTACCGACCGTCAGGGGAATTTTACCATTAAGCTCCCCGTCGGATATAATACCATTGAAATCAATGGATTGAATATAAAGGAAACACGCCGGCAGTTTATGGTGTATGGAGAGGGAGCTACCCACATAGAACTGGAAGAAGAAAACCATTTGTTGGATGAGGTTCTCATCGTCTCCGGACGTGTGCAGAATGTAAGGAGCACTCAGTTGGGAATGGAGAAGTTTCAGCCCAGTTTACTGAAGAACATTCCTACAGCTATGGGTGAGGTGGATCTACTGAAGATGCTTCAAACTCTTCCGGGTATCAAAACAGTGGGTGAGGCATCCAGTGGCTATAATGTGCGCGGAAGTGCTGCCGACCAGAATCTGTTGTTGCTGAATAATGGAACTATTTATAATCCGAACCACTTATTCGGTTTTTTCACCGCCTTTAATTCGGACATGATAAAGGATGCGGAACTTTATAAAAGCAGTATTCCCAGCCAGTATGGAGGGCGTATTGCATCCGTGCTGAATATAACAAGTAAAGAGGCGAGTAAGGAGAAGTTTACGGGTTCGGCGGGCATTGGACTTGTCACCAGTAAGCTGAATCTTGAAATACCGATCATTAAAGAGAAGACTTCACTGCTTTTGAGCGGGCGTACCACATACTCGGACTGGATCATGAAGATACTGCCCGAAAAGAGTGGTTACCGTGATGGTAAAGCCGGATTTTACGATTTGGGAGGCGTATTCTCGCATACATTGAATGAGCGTAATAAACTAAATATATACGGTTATTACAGTCATGACCGTTTCGCTTTTAACGATAACCAGAAATACGCTTACAACAATATGAACTTCTCTGCAAACTGGAGAAGCATATTCTCTGAGAAACTGACGGCAAATTTCTCTTTCGGTTATGATCATTATGATTACCGGAATGATGAATCGGTAGAAGAGGCGGCAGCCGCGCGCTTGTCATTCGCTATCAACCAGTGGTTTGGAAAGGCTGATTTTAGTTACAAACTGGATAATAACCATACCTTGAACTTTGGACTCATGAGCCAGTTCTATAATATTAACTCAGGGACTTATGAACCACTGCATGAAAGTTCACTGGTGAAATGGGACCAGCTTCAAAAGGATAAAGCGCTGGAAAGTGCCATTTATATTGGGGATCAATGGGAGATAACCCCTAAGCTGTCCGTAAATGCGGGTATACGCTATTCCATGTTCAATCTTTTGGGCCCGCGCACGTATTATACTTATCAGGATGGCATGCTTCCTTCTTCCACCACCGTTGTTGACTCTGTATCAGTGGGTAGTGGAAAAGTGGTTAAGACTTATCAGGGACCGGAGTTCAGACTGTCCGCCCGCTATGCTTTCAATGATGACTTCTCCGTAAAAGCTGGTTTCAACACTATGCGGCAGTATATTCATAAAGTATCGAATACTACCATTATGTCGCCTACGGATACCTGGAAGCTGAGTGATACGAATATTAAGCCCCAAAATGGCTGGCAGCTGGCCGCAGGGGCATATTATAATACACCCGGCCAGGTACTGGAGTTGTCGGTGGAAGGGTACTATAAGAAGCTGAACGATTATCTGGATTATCGCAGTTCGGCTAAGCTGATCATGAACCATCATCTGGAAACGGATGTGATTAATACGGAAGGATATGCCTATGGCGTTGAATTTCAGGTAAAGAAGCCGTCCGGCAAGTTGAACGGATGGGCCAGTTATACGTATTCGCGTACTTTCCTGCGTCAGAATGACCCGCGCATAGCCCGTCCGGTCAATGGCGGAGACTGGTATCCGACGGAGTATGACAAACCGCATGACTTCAAGTTGGTGGGAAACTATAAGTTTACCCGTCGTTACAGTGTGTCTTTCAATATGGATTATAGTACGGGACGTCCTACTACCATTCCCGCCGGACAATATTACGACCAGGGATTGCAATCCATGCAGGTGTACTACACGGACCGTAACAGTTACCGGGTTCCCGATTACTTCCGTCTTGATCTTGCTTTCAATATAGAGCCGAGCCATCATCTGACTCTGCTGACGCATAGTTCTATTTCCTTCGGTGTCTACAATCTGACCGGAAGGAAAAATGTTTATTCCATTTATTATGTATCTGAGAATGGTAGTGTGCAGGGATATAAGATGTCCATTTTCGGCGCTCCTATTCCTTTTATTACTTATAACATAAAATTCTAA
- a CDS encoding DUF4249 domain-containing protein gives MKKRTNIIILVSLLCFTLSNCIDEFDAKIPDDGVGLLVVEGNIISDSTVVFSLSRTFSLNENGLPPGYNQITADVSVVGEDGSRIAGTSIGDGRYQVRIGTLNKQVRYGLKIVYEGDTYNSELQYPIETAAIEEVTFEQPEDYGDIYIRLSTRNAGTAGPAYYIWTYEEDWEVRAVFYSKWIYDPVTDEVHTYEKAPYAQGWIHAEATKTLVGSTESNAENLLKNKKMYSFTSDNLRASYYYSTLMKQRALSKGEFEYYENKIKLSEEMGGLFTPQPSELPTNITCSNSDKQAIGYVGVNMNVSEYRLYISTNDIQYDNPYNCSLFPDEETEGKTNYDLYMAGYRIAFSEITGYQWAKKECTDVRSLGATLNKPSFWPLPDREY, from the coding sequence ATGAAGAAAAGAACGAATATAATAATCCTGGTAAGTTTGCTCTGTTTTACTTTGAGCAACTGTATAGATGAATTCGATGCAAAAATTCCGGACGACGGTGTAGGCTTGCTGGTGGTTGAAGGTAATATCATATCAGACAGTACTGTCGTGTTTTCATTGAGCCGTACTTTCTCCTTAAATGAAAATGGCTTGCCTCCGGGATATAATCAGATTACAGCCGATGTCAGTGTTGTGGGAGAAGACGGTTCGCGCATAGCGGGAACTTCCATTGGTGACGGGCGGTATCAGGTACGGATAGGGACGCTGAATAAGCAAGTGCGTTACGGACTGAAAATTGTATATGAAGGGGATACGTATAATTCTGAACTACAGTATCCGATAGAAACGGCTGCAATCGAAGAGGTCACTTTTGAACAGCCGGAAGATTACGGGGATATATACATTCGCCTCTCTACGCGCAATGCAGGAACCGCAGGACCGGCATATTATATCTGGACTTATGAGGAAGACTGGGAAGTAAGGGCGGTATTTTATTCTAAATGGATATATGATCCTGTGACAGATGAAGTGCATACTTATGAAAAAGCGCCTTATGCACAAGGCTGGATTCATGCGGAGGCCACTAAAACTCTTGTTGGCTCTACGGAATCGAATGCCGAAAATCTGTTGAAAAATAAAAAGATGTATTCTTTTACCTCCGACAATCTCCGCGCCTCGTATTATTACAGTACGTTGATGAAGCAGAGAGCCTTGTCAAAAGGAGAGTTCGAGTATTATGAGAACAAAATAAAGTTGAGCGAAGAGATGGGCGGTTTATTCACTCCCCAACCCTCGGAACTGCCTACTAATATCACTTGCAGCAATTCGGATAAACAGGCCATTGGCTATGTGGGAGTTAATATGAATGTAAGCGAGTATCGCCTTTATATTTCTACCAATGATATACAATATGATAATCCGTATAATTGTAGTCTTTTCCCGGACGAGGAAACGGAAGGTAAAACCAATTACGATTTATACATGGCAGGATATCGCATTGCTTTTTCTGAAATAACGGGGTATCAGTGGGCTAAAAAGGAATGTACTGATGTGCGTAGCTTGGGTGCGACTCTCAATAAACCTTCTTTCTGGCCGTTACCGGACAGGGAATATTAA
- a CDS encoding Crp/Fnr family transcriptional regulator, with the protein METMYDTLLQLPLFQGLAHEDFTNILGKVKLHFTKHKAGETLVKKGTTCGQLIFILNGEIASSTSSTDNSYTFTEYFQAPYLIEPQSLFGMNTSYVSTHIARTEVNTVTISKAFVMNDLFRYEIFRLNYMNIISNRAQTCYNRLWTKVPEKLEARIADFILSHVERPSGEKILKIKMEELANAINDTRLGVSKALNGMQEDGLLELHRGEIVIPDIERLIP; encoded by the coding sequence ATGGAAACGATGTATGACACCCTGCTCCAATTGCCACTGTTTCAAGGACTCGCTCATGAGGACTTCACTAATATATTGGGAAAAGTAAAATTACATTTCACCAAGCATAAAGCTGGAGAAACTTTAGTAAAAAAAGGAACAACATGTGGACAGTTAATATTTATCTTGAACGGGGAAATCGCTTCATCCACCTCATCCACAGATAACTCTTACACCTTCACGGAGTATTTTCAGGCACCATACCTGATTGAACCGCAATCTTTGTTCGGCATGAATACGTCTTACGTATCCACCCACATAGCTCGCACAGAAGTAAATACCGTAACTATCAGTAAGGCGTTTGTAATGAACGACCTGTTCAGATATGAAATTTTCCGCCTCAACTATATGAATATCATCAGCAACCGGGCCCAAACGTGCTATAACCGTTTGTGGACGAAAGTTCCGGAGAAGCTTGAAGCGCGGATCGCAGATTTTATCCTCTCCCACGTCGAACGTCCTTCCGGAGAAAAGATACTGAAAATCAAGATGGAAGAACTTGCAAATGCCATCAATGATACACGATTGGGAGTATCGAAAGCATTGAATGGCATGCAAGAAGATGGCCTGTTGGAATTACACCGGGGAGAAATAGTGATTCCGGATATAGAGAGGTTGATTCCCTAA
- a CDS encoding rhamnogalacturonan acetylesterase yields MRQLIALIILGLSITLNAGAQSYKFDFNSGKKTKDGYIKITSADRYANAKGYGYDLSPSPDGKNHTPFFFSVAVPDGNYHVTAIIGSKRSAGETTLRGESRRLFYENVKTKKGELLPCSFTINKRDIHISDKEDVRIKPRERSKLNWDGKLTLEFNGDTPQLTELIIERIENVPTVFLCGNSTVVDQDNEPWASGGQMVPRFFTDSICFANYAESGESANTFIAAGRLKKALTQMKSGDYIFMEFGHNDQKQKDPGKGAFYSFMTSLKTFVDEARARGVHPVLVTPTQRRSFDENGKIKDTHLDFPDAVRWLAEKENIPLIDLHAMTRILYEAMGVEESKHAFVHYPANTYPGQDKPLADNTHFNLYGAYQIAKCVIAGMKQAGLPLVKYLRTDNEGYDPACPDARETFKWN; encoded by the coding sequence ATGCGACAGCTTATTGCATTAATAATTTTAGGACTATCTATAACTTTGAATGCCGGAGCACAAAGTTACAAGTTCGACTTTAACTCCGGTAAGAAAACGAAGGACGGATATATCAAGATAACATCTGCTGATCGGTATGCCAATGCGAAAGGCTACGGATATGATCTCTCTCCGTCTCCGGATGGAAAGAACCACACTCCTTTCTTCTTTTCAGTTGCCGTACCGGACGGGAACTATCACGTCACAGCCATCATTGGCAGTAAACGCAGTGCAGGAGAGACGACACTCCGAGGAGAATCACGCCGTCTCTTTTACGAAAATGTAAAAACAAAGAAAGGAGAATTGCTTCCTTGTTCCTTTACCATTAACAAACGCGATATCCACATCTCCGACAAAGAAGATGTGCGCATCAAGCCGCGCGAACGCAGCAAGCTGAATTGGGATGGCAAGCTGACTTTAGAGTTTAACGGAGATACTCCTCAGCTGACCGAACTAATAATTGAGCGTATAGAAAATGTTCCTACAGTCTTTTTATGCGGTAACTCTACTGTAGTGGATCAGGATAATGAGCCCTGGGCCAGTGGGGGACAGATGGTTCCCCGTTTCTTTACCGATAGCATTTGCTTTGCCAACTATGCCGAATCCGGAGAGTCTGCCAATACTTTCATTGCTGCCGGGCGTTTGAAGAAAGCCTTGACGCAGATGAAATCGGGAGATTATATCTTCATGGAATTCGGACACAACGATCAGAAGCAGAAAGATCCCGGCAAAGGTGCCTTCTATTCTTTTATGACAAGTCTGAAAACCTTTGTTGATGAAGCCCGTGCCCGTGGAGTGCACCCCGTATTGGTAACTCCTACCCAAAGACGCAGCTTCGATGAAAATGGAAAGATTAAAGATACCCATCTTGACTTTCCCGATGCAGTGCGCTGGCTGGCGGAAAAGGAAAATATTCCTTTAATAGACCTGCATGCCATGACGCGTATTCTGTATGAGGCTATGGGAGTGGAGGAATCCAAGCATGCTTTCGTACACTATCCTGCCAATACTTATCCGGGGCAAGACAAACCTTTGGCGGATAATACTCATTTTAATCTGTATGGTGCTTATCAGATAGCCAAATGCGTTATTGCAGGAATGAAACAAGCCGGATTACCTTTGGTGAAGTATTTACGGACGGATAATGAAGGATATGATCCTGCCTGTCCGGATGCTCGCGAAACTTTTAAGTGGAATTAA
- a CDS encoding rhomboid family intramembrane serine protease, protein MKQDVRRIALAAVIPLFLIFILYLLKFLEVGMDWDFRRLSVYPMEQRGVFGIFAHPLVHGSFKHLLANTLPLFFLSWCLFYFYRHIASYIFFAIWIGCGALTFLIGKPGWHIGASGIIYGLAFFLFFSGILRKHVPLIAISLLVTFLYGGLIWNMFPFFAKETTSWEGHLSGAIAGTICAIAFMEYGPQRPDPFADEEETPDEESGEEEKEYEEEENTKVKADCNKLEEDPAS, encoded by the coding sequence ATGAAGCAAGATGTACGCCGGATAGCCCTGGCAGCGGTTATACCGTTATTCCTTATTTTTATTCTTTACTTGCTAAAGTTCCTTGAAGTCGGTATGGACTGGGATTTCAGGAGGTTAAGTGTGTATCCTATGGAACAAAGAGGGGTATTCGGCATCTTTGCGCACCCGTTAGTACACGGCAGTTTCAAGCACCTGTTGGCAAACACTTTGCCGTTATTCTTTCTATCGTGGTGTTTGTTCTACTTTTACCGGCACATTGCTTCCTATATATTCTTTGCCATCTGGATAGGCTGCGGCGCACTCACCTTTCTTATAGGTAAACCGGGATGGCACATCGGAGCCAGCGGCATCATCTACGGCCTGGCCTTCTTCCTTTTTTTCAGCGGTATCCTGCGAAAGCATGTACCATTGATTGCCATCTCCTTATTAGTTACCTTTCTTTATGGCGGGCTTATCTGGAATATGTTCCCATTCTTTGCCAAAGAAACCACCTCATGGGAAGGGCACCTCAGCGGAGCGATTGCCGGCACCATCTGTGCCATAGCATTCATGGAATACGGACCTCAACGACCGGACCCGTTTGCAGATGAGGAAGAAACACCCGATGAAGAGTCCGGTGAAGAGGAGAAGGAATATGAGGAAGAAGAAAATACAAAAGTAAAAGCAGACTGCAATAAACTGGAAGAAGATCCGGCATCATAG
- a CDS encoding glycoside hydrolase family 88 protein, whose product MSLVYGSISTQGLPDRKETLETLIKVNNYFMKKYADYRTPSYNGIIRPSNIWTRGVYYEGLMALHSVFPREEYYDYAYQWADYHNIELYNICPDPEMIKNIKVNIDMVVNTPQVNDWWWVDAIQMAMPIYAKLGKLTGERKYTDKMWELYSYTRNEYAKNGLFNPKDGLWWRDHDFVPPYKEPNGEDCYWSRGNGWAYAALVRVLEEIPADEVHRADYVNDFLAMSKAIKKCQRKDGFWNVSLHDEANFGGKETSGTALFVYGMAWGVRNGLLDKKEYLPVLLKAWNAMVREAVHPDGCLGYVQGTGKEPKDGQPVTYDKIPDFEDYGIGCFLLAGTEVYKLN is encoded by the coding sequence ATGAGTCTCGTTTACGGAAGCATCAGTACGCAAGGATTGCCTGATAGGAAAGAGACGCTCGAAACCTTAATAAAAGTGAATAATTACTTCATGAAGAAGTACGCGGACTATCGTACTCCGTCTTATAATGGTATTATTCGTCCCAGCAATATTTGGACAAGGGGAGTATACTATGAAGGGTTGATGGCGTTGCACTCCGTTTTTCCTCGGGAAGAGTATTATGATTACGCTTATCAGTGGGCCGATTATCATAATATCGAATTGTATAATATCTGTCCTGATCCGGAGATGATTAAGAATATCAAGGTCAATATTGACATGGTGGTTAATACTCCGCAGGTGAATGATTGGTGGTGGGTGGATGCCATACAGATGGCGATGCCTATTTATGCTAAGCTGGGTAAACTGACAGGAGAGCGGAAATATACTGATAAAATGTGGGAATTGTATAGCTATACCCGCAATGAATATGCCAAGAACGGACTGTTCAACCCTAAAGACGGGCTGTGGTGGAGAGATCATGATTTTGTTCCGCCTTATAAAGAACCGAATGGGGAAGATTGTTATTGGAGTAGGGGCAATGGTTGGGCTTATGCCGCACTGGTACGGGTGTTGGAAGAAATTCCGGCGGATGAGGTGCATCGTGCGGATTATGTCAATGACTTCCTGGCCATGAGTAAGGCAATAAAGAAATGCCAGCGTAAGGATGGTTTCTGGAATGTGAGTTTGCATGATGAGGCAAACTTCGGTGGGAAAGAGACAAGTGGTACGGCTTTGTTCGTTTATGGAATGGCTTGGGGCGTGCGTAATGGCTTGCTGGATAAAAAAGAGTATCTTCCGGTATTGCTGAAGGCCTGGAATGCGATGGTGCGGGAGGCTGTTCATCCGGACGGGTGTCTGGGATATGTACAGGGAACGGGAAAGGAACCAAAGGATGGCCAGCCGGTGACTTATGATAAAATACCTGATTTTGAGGATTATGGTATAGGATGTTTCTTGCTGGCTGGTACGGAAGTGTATAAATTGAATTAA
- a CDS encoding MarC family protein — MFAAFNLQQMISAFIVLFAVIDIIGSIPIIINLKEKGKEVNALKATLISFALLIGFFYAGDMMLKLFHVDIESFAVAGAFVIFLMSLEMILDVEIFKNQGPIKEATLVPLVFPLLAGAGAFTTLLSLRAEYASVNIIVALVLNMIWVYFVVSMTGRVERFLGKGGIYIIRKFFGIILLAISVRLFMANITLLVEALHKT; from the coding sequence ATGTTTGCAGCATTCAATTTACAACAAATGATCAGTGCTTTTATTGTACTGTTCGCAGTTATCGATATCATTGGTTCTATTCCTATCATTATCAATTTGAAGGAAAAAGGCAAAGAAGTGAACGCATTGAAGGCTACGTTAATATCTTTTGCATTGTTGATTGGCTTTTTCTACGCAGGAGACATGATGTTAAAGTTATTTCATGTGGATATTGAATCGTTCGCGGTGGCCGGTGCATTTGTCATCTTTCTGATGTCATTGGAAATGATTCTGGATGTAGAGATATTTAAGAATCAGGGACCTATTAAGGAAGCGACTTTAGTGCCGCTGGTTTTCCCGTTGCTGGCGGGTGCCGGTGCATTTACCACTTTGCTTTCCCTCCGTGCGGAGTATGCCAGTGTTAATATTATCGTTGCTTTGGTGCTGAATATGATATGGGTGTATTTTGTTGTTAGTATGACCGGGCGTGTGGAACGCTTCCTGGGTAAGGGCGGTATTTATATTATCCGTAAGTTTTTCGGTATCATTCTGTTGGCCATTTCGGTAAGGCTGTTTATGGCGAACATTACGTTGCTGGTGGAGGCGTTACATAAAACATAA
- a CDS encoding lysine exporter LysO family protein, which yields MKDSLIVLGFFVGGCLLGALGYLPVDLKTGNMSIYILYALMFQIGISIGSNKELKSMISQLRLKFLLIPLATIGGTLLFSALASLLLSRWSIFDCMAVGSGFAYYSLSSVLITQFKEASIGLQLATELGTIALLANIFREMMALLGAPLLVRYFGRLAPISAAGVNSMDVILPVITRYSGKEMVPIAIFHGLLIDMSVPFFVSMFCKL from the coding sequence ATGAAAGATAGTTTGATTGTATTGGGATTTTTTGTGGGCGGATGTCTTTTGGGAGCTTTGGGGTATCTCCCGGTGGATTTGAAGACAGGTAATATGTCTATCTATATATTGTATGCATTGATGTTCCAGATCGGTATCAGTATCGGTTCCAATAAAGAACTGAAGAGTATGATTTCTCAGCTCCGCCTGAAGTTCTTGCTGATTCCGTTGGCTACTATTGGTGGAACTCTGCTTTTCTCTGCATTGGCCAGTCTGCTGCTTAGCCGTTGGAGTATATTTGACTGTATGGCGGTGGGGAGTGGTTTTGCTTATTATTCTCTTTCTTCTGTGCTGATAACGCAGTTCAAGGAAGCTTCAATCGGACTTCAACTGGCTACGGAGTTGGGGACAATTGCTCTGCTGGCCAATATATTCAGGGAAATGATGGCTCTGCTGGGTGCACCGCTATTGGTGCGATACTTCGGCAGATTGGCACCTATATCAGCGGCCGGTGTCAATTCAATGGATGTGATATTGCCGGTAATTACCCGCTATTCCGGGAAAGAGATGGTGCCTATAGCTATTTTTCATGGCTTGCTCATTGATATGAGTGTACCATTCTTTGTTTCTATGTTTTGCAAACTATGA
- a CDS encoding LysO family transporter: MFKILGLMILGIIIGYGLRRISFLRKVEVSISYTVFLLLFVLGVTIGSNRLIVDNLFSFGWQAALLALSATVGSILASWLVLKLFFTSKKEKV; encoded by the coding sequence ATGTTTAAAATACTTGGCCTGATGATCTTAGGCATAATAATCGGTTATGGTTTGCGTCGTATATCGTTTTTGCGCAAAGTGGAGGTATCCATATCTTATACAGTATTTTTGTTACTGTTTGTTTTGGGCGTCACTATAGGGTCCAACAGACTGATTGTAGATAATCTGTTCTCTTTTGGATGGCAGGCAGCCTTATTGGCTTTATCTGCTACTGTAGGAAGCATTTTGGCTTCATGGCTTGTGTTAAAATTGTTTTTCACTTCTAAAAAGGAAAAGGTATGA